The following coding sequences are from one Maniola hyperantus chromosome 7, iAphHyp1.2, whole genome shotgun sequence window:
- the LOC117983515 gene encoding autophagy-related protein 13 homolog, which yields MAPDAAFSNINDKNEFTKFAKFLAYKGVQVIVESRKGVKIEPNSKPLSSDSDWFNLQIPDSPEVNQATKNALPSDRILETIRSQLHVEISVQTDDGDEMVLELWTLELDDTQFDTSLKAMNTVYFRMGILLKSLITITRITPAYHLSRKQRTESFTIFYRVYNGEPKMKALGDSVKKIQAGMLKTPLGGLCFTVSYRTNFSISPNRSQTDKTLLLKSDHFELSPKHVIFESKKKKERDPRPVSPVDLNKPLRLAAFVDEIVIQKVIKEFLEKMPIPICRVPPRQKTPEEKVTDCKSTQDLDMNVISKSPTSLEMPPKKFPGFRSENEPPLKLLHFPFADTHPIRELAEFYKDFFNAPHLKLADDPFETKSSESQNVDLTNEDLSKDLAIHESSLVEFEELLAEMCRSAEWSGN from the coding sequence atgGCGCCAGACGCAGCATTTTcaaatataaatgacaagaatGAATTTACAAAGTTTGCTAAATTCCTCGCCTATAAAGGAGTTCAAGTTATTGTAGAATCGAGAAAAGGAGTTAAAATAGAGCCTAACAGCAAACCACTTTCTTCAGATTCAGATTGGTTTAATCTTCAAATACCAGACTCTCCAGAAGTCAATCAGGCCACCAAAAATGCATTGCCGTCAGACAGAATTCTGGAAACTATTAGGTCTCAACTTCACGTAGAAATTTCCGTGCAGACAGACGATGGTGACGAAATGGTCCTCGAGTTATGGACTTTAGAACTTGATGATACGCAATTCGATACGTCGCTAAAGGCTATGAACACTGTGTACTTTAGAATGGGTATACTGCTAAAATCCCTGATAACAATTACAAGAATAACACCAGCATATCATTTGTCCAGAAAACAGCGAACGGAATCGTTTACTATATTTTACCGTGTGTATAACGGAGAGCCAAAAATGAAGGCGTTGGGAGATTCTGTTAAAAAAATCCAAGCTGGAATGTTAAAAACACCATTGGGCGGACTCTGTTTCACAGTTTCTTACAGAACCAATTTCTCTATATCCCCAAATCGTTCTCAAACAGATAAAACTTTACTGCTCAAAAGCGATCATTTTGAACTGAGTCCTAAACACGTTATTTTCGAatccaaaaagaaaaaggaaagaGATCCTCGACCTGTTTCTCCAGTTGATTTGAATAAGCCACTTCGACTCGCGGCTTTCGTGGATGAAATTGTAATTCAGAAGGTCATCAAAGAATTTCTAGAAAAGATGCCCATACCCATTTGTAGAGTACCCCCAAGGCAAAAAACGCCAGAAGAAAAAGTCACCGACTGTAAAAGTACCCAGGATCTGGACATGAATGTCATATCAAAGAGTCCGACATCTTTGGAGATGCCACCCAAAAAGTTTCCTGGTTTTCGCAGCGAAAATGAACCACCTTTAAAACTGTTACATTTTCCGTTTGCGGATACTCATCCAATCCGTGAATTAGCCGAGTTTTATAAGGATTTCTTTAATGCTCCACATCTGAAGTTGGCAGATGATCCATTTGAGACTAAAAGCTCTGAAAGCCAGAATGTCGATTTGACTAATGAGGATCTATCCAAAGATCTGGCTATACATGAAAGCTCACTTGTAGAATTTGAAGAATTGCTTGCTGAAATGTGTCGTTCTGCTGAATGGAGCGGAAACTAA
- the DCTN3-p24 gene encoding uncharacterized protein DCTN3-p24: MDPIAVLQNRIEQLEAKLGLNGSTLDGQQGDSATANLLNAAQAINNATAGHEKLSEARNMASELNNYTDPNLVENMQQNNMHMHEVAAAEPLIQHHCHCMQRCKQASPVLESEPIQQVPKMQAAVNQMHVEAAAVKEEADNVSHGIQELAETCGTAASSASEQLASVAQKVELVEQKMFPKRRNGLD, translated from the exons atggatCCTATTGCTGTTTTGCAAAATCGAATTGAACAATTGGAAGCTAAGTTAGGTCTAAATGGTAGTACTCTTGATGGTCAACAAGGAGACTCAGCTACTGCCAATCTTCTGAATGCTGCTCAAGCTATTAATAACGCGACCGCTGGTCATGAAAAGCTGTCAGAAGCCAGGAATATGGCAAGCGAATTGAACAACTATACAGACCCAAATCTGGTTGAAAAT ATGCAACAGAATAACATGCATATGCACGAGGTGGCTGCAGCAGAGCCTCTCATTCAACACCATTGCCATTGCATGCAGCGCTGTAAGCAG GCATCTCCTGTGTTGGAATCGGAGCCTATCCAGCAAGTCCCTAAGATGCAAGCTGCTGTCAACCAAATGCATGTGGAAGCTGCTGCAGTGAAAGAAGAAGCTGATAAT GTCTCTCATGGTATTCAAGAGTTGGCTGAAACATGTGGTACTGCAGCTTCAAGTGCATCCGAGCAATTGGCAAGTGTGGCTCAGAAAGTGGAACTGGTGGAGCAGAAAATGTTCCCAAAGAGGAGGAATGGCCTGGATTAA